The Pseudoalteromonas carrageenovora IAM 12662 DNA window ATTAGCAAGCAGCGTAGTGAGCATACCTAATAAACTAACCAGCACTACAACACCCGAAAACAACAGTAATACTTTTTCGACTATTGCTAACATTTGCCACAGCTCTTTAAGCGTTACCGTTGGCATAATGCCAAGCAGTGCTTCTTTTTTATATTGATTTATATTTCGCCTAATTTGTAGCGTGTATAAAGGCGAATCGAAGCCCATTAAAAAAGCGGTAATTTGTTTGGGGTGCCCCGTTAAATCATTATGCTTTTCGTGTTCATCGTGTTCATCGTGTTCATCGTGTTCATCGTGTTCATCGTGTTCATCGTGTTCATCGTGTTCGTTATGAGCAGAGCTATCATGTATTAAATCAATTGCGGCCAGTGGTATGTGTAAGGTTTTATCCACTGGCGTGCCAGTGGCATTTAAAATGCCGATAACTTTAAAAGGGTTGTCTTTATGGTGATGAAAGCTGGTATTGCCCATACCATGAGATATAACTATTTGGTCACCTAATTTATAATTTAAGCGGTTTGCTACATCACTTCCTAGTACTACTTCGTTAATGGCTGTAAAGGCATGCCCTTGGTTAAAGGTTAAGTTCTGTTTTTTAGCAAATTGGTAATGCGCAAAGTAATCAAGCGTTGTACCAAGTACCGCTTTGCCTTTATGGCTATCGCCAAGGCTTATAGGAATACTCCATTTAACGCCGCGTTGATGAGTAATGTATTCATAACTTTGCCAGCTTACGCCATTATTTGTATGGCCAATTCTAAATACTGATGAAAGCAATAATTGTATATCGCCGGTTCGCGCTCCCACAATTAAATCGGTGCCTGAAATAGTATTGCTAAAACTACTTTTTGCATCAACTCGTATGCGCTCAATGCTTAAAAGCAGCATTACACTTATAGCGATGGTAAAAAGCGTGAGTAATACGCTTGCACGACGATTTAATAAGCTTTTGTAGGCAAGTTTAGTAAGGATCATAGTGGCTCCTGCAAGCTCATTAGATCAATAGCACGATCAAATAGCGGTTTTAAGCTTTCATCGTGGCTTACAAAAACTAAAGTACTGTTGGAGAGCTTTGCTTGTTCAAACAACAGCTTTATAAAGTTTTGGCGGTTGTTTGCATCAAGTGCTGAAGTGGGCTCATCGGCAATAATAAGCTCTGGGCTGCCTATAAATGCGCGGGCTGCTGCAACACGCTGCTGCTGGCCAATACTTAATGTGGCTACATCTTTATTATGGTACTGCTCATTAAGCCCTAATGCGTTTAGTAAACGTACGGCTTCTTTTTGTAATGAAGGTTTAGGCTCAGAGTGCTGTTTTAAGGCTTTTTGTTGTCGGCTTTTTGAAAACTCACAGCCAAGCGTTACATTTTCGATTGGCGATAGATAAGGGAGCAAATTAAAGTTTTGAAAAATATAACCAATATGATCTGCTCTAAAGGCATCTCGTTTGGTGTTGCTTTGTGTATTTAAATTTTGACTTAATATTAAAACATCACCGCTGGTGGCGGTATTAATACCTGCCAGTAGTGCTAATAATGTTGATTTACCCGAGCCACTAGGGCCATGTAAAAAAACATGCTCACCTTTATTTATTATTAGGGTAGGTATATTGAGCGTGGGGATAGGGTCGTTTTTATGCCATTTAAAGGTAACGTTATTAAGACTAATCATTGTGTAGTTTTACCAACCCCAAAAGTTGAACTCTTTTCGCATTTTTAAATTTCTAAAAAGGTTAAGAGGTTTAGGTTTTAGTTTTTCGTTTTTATGTAAAAACTCATTTGCTGCGTTTAGCACCCTTTGGCTTGATTGGCCGTCGGTGTATGGGTGAAGCTCTTGGCAGTAGCTTTCAATATGTTGCATTAAGTTTTTAGGTTTTGTTAATGCATGCTCTATGGCGGCTTCTACTTCATCGGCTTGTGTTACATCAAGTAAGTGAGGCATCGGTTTTTGATTGCAAAAAGTGACTACTGGTTTTCTAAGGAGTAAAAACATCAGTAGTATTGATGATGTATCACACAGCATTACATCAGCAGCTTTGAGCAAGGGTAACACGTTGTCTGTTTCTATAAAGGTTAAGTTTTCATTACTTAACGCTTTGTATTTTTTAACCCATTCGCTTGGCATTTTTGGATGGAACTGCATTAAAATTCGCCATTTACCTTGCTCACTAAAGCGCTTTATCTGCTCAAATAATTTAGGGGCTAGCGAAAGCTTTCGTGAAAAAGTAGAGCAAATAAGTAGTGTAGGCCGTGGGTCGTTACTGCTATATGGGTTACTTTGTGAGTCGCTAAATAAAGGGTCTAAGGTGGGCCAACCTGTTTCGGTTACTTTAAAAAAACCATGCTGCTGTGCAAGTTCTTTAAAGCGCTCAGTGGTGTTAGGGCCTTGCGTACAATATAAATCGTAGCAGCCTCTAATGGTAAAGTGCCCTCGGTTTCCTTCAGAACTACGCTTTTCTGAATTAAAACCATGAAAAACAGCTACTTTTTTACCTGGAATAAAGCTTGGAACAATATTACCCGGAATATACGTTATATCTGGCTTCCAGCTTCTTACATCACTAATTGTATGCAATCGCTGTTCATCTGAGCTTAAAAAACTAGGGTTTACCTCGCTACCAGCTAAAAACCAACGTACTTCACCTCCGTGCGCTAAAATTTGCGCCTGCAAAGGTCTTAAAATAGCGTATGAGTAATTTTGAGAAATATACATCAAGTACTTTTTATTTTTAGTAGCAGATAAGTAATTCAAGCGGCACCCCTTTGGTTAGCACGCTGAGTTTACCGCATTATTACAGCCATATAAATATTGCGTGGTTATTTAACCTGAGCTCTGGATAATAAACCTATCTCTAGCAGCTATTTTCAGCGCTAACTGCGTTGAATTTACTTGCAATAGGTCAGCTATTGACGCGTAAACTCGCCTTGTTTTCATTGAAAATCTCTGGCTAGAGAAAATAAATTTAAATGTCACCATAATTCAATATGTTAGTGAGTCTCTTAACCAGAGTTCAGGTTATTTAGTTTTCAGTGCTGATTGAGCTTTAGGGTAGGCTGATTTATTATATAGCGCTTATAACCCCATACCATACTTTGCTCATTGAGCATCCCTAACCCCGGAGATAGCATGACTAGCTATAAAGTTTTAGACGTAAACGATGATTTACCCATTCGCACTAAAGGTGAAGTACACAGCGGTAAAGTTCGTTCGGTTTATTGGCTAACAGACGAAGACAGCGCTCGACTCATTAAAGATAAAGGCTACAAGGTGCCTCAAGGTACTGAGTTAGCAATTATGGTTATTTCAGACCGTATTTCTGCTTTTGATTGTATTTGGCAAGGCGAAAATGGTTTAAACGGCGTGCCGGGTAAAGGTATAGCACTTAATTCAGTTGCATCTCATTGGTTTAAGTTATTCGATAAAGCAGGCCTTGCAGGGAATCACATTGTTGATATTCCGCATCCCTATGTATGGATTGTACGCAAAGCAAGTACC harbors:
- a CDS encoding ABC transporter permease, yielding MILTKLAYKSLLNRRASVLLTLFTIAISVMLLLSIERIRVDAKSSFSNTISGTDLIVGARTGDIQLLLSSVFRIGHTNNGVSWQSYEYITHQRGVKWSIPISLGDSHKGKAVLGTTLDYFAHYQFAKKQNLTFNQGHAFTAINEVVLGSDVANRLNYKLGDQIVISHGMGNTSFHHHKDNPFKVIGILNATGTPVDKTLHIPLAAIDLIHDSSAHNEHDEHDEHDEHDEHDEHDEHDEHEKHNDLTGHPKQITAFLMGFDSPLYTLQIRRNINQYKKEALLGIMPTVTLKELWQMLAIVEKVLLLFSGVVVLVSLLGMLTTLLANLNQRRRELAILRSVGARPWQLFTLISIESLFTTLLGCIVGSALYYLVMLLASSYLQSHAGISVNIAMLSYYELTLIGVIMAAGFIIGLIPATRAYFYSLSDGMSIKI
- a CDS encoding ABC transporter ATP-binding protein, whose translation is MISLNNVTFKWHKNDPIPTLNIPTLIINKGEHVFLHGPSGSGKSTLLALLAGINTATSGDVLILSQNLNTQSNTKRDAFRADHIGYIFQNFNLLPYLSPIENVTLGCEFSKSRQQKALKQHSEPKPSLQKEAVRLLNALGLNEQYHNKDVATLSIGQQQRVAAARAFIGSPELIIADEPTSALDANNRQNFIKLLFEQAKLSNSTLVFVSHDESLKPLFDRAIDLMSLQEPL
- a CDS encoding CDP-glycerol glycerophosphotransferase family protein; the encoded protein is MNYLSATKNKKYLMYISQNYSYAILRPLQAQILAHGGEVRWFLAGSEVNPSFLSSDEQRLHTISDVRSWKPDITYIPGNIVPSFIPGKKVAVFHGFNSEKRSSEGNRGHFTIRGCYDLYCTQGPNTTERFKELAQQHGFFKVTETGWPTLDPLFSDSQSNPYSSNDPRPTLLICSTFSRKLSLAPKLFEQIKRFSEQGKWRILMQFHPKMPSEWVKKYKALSNENLTFIETDNVLPLLKAADVMLCDTSSILLMFLLLRKPVVTFCNQKPMPHLLDVTQADEVEAAIEHALTKPKNLMQHIESYCQELHPYTDGQSSQRVLNAANEFLHKNEKLKPKPLNLFRNLKMRKEFNFWGW